The Agromyces marinus genome window below encodes:
- a CDS encoding CHAP domain-containing protein has product MPTSQQIARRAPFPEAVAVPAAAPADPVAVPTPVVARAASLPVASAAPAASVVDQAVDGGAGAVAAPTRTPLPRARRARAEQTPPGGRAATGPVARRNGPARVAATVLLVPALVGTVALPAYAFLPGGHLPGGVPTKFSLSVAEAQDLDVSELASGAPVSSDTFSVTTKAEIDAAAAEAAEAERAAWEAELASRGTGEYAIVAQQAEGDDYPWWNETPDDYGGGLSPLRYYYRECVDFVAWRLNRDAGSTGAPWRWDWGNLASGSAWVWADEWAAKGWPTSNDPVVGAVAWFPYNHVAYVQSVNGDGTVTIEEYNWNSDHSYHVRTIPIGDALYLYPPA; this is encoded by the coding sequence ATGCCGACGAGCCAGCAGATCGCCCGACGTGCGCCGTTCCCCGAGGCGGTCGCGGTCCCCGCGGCGGCGCCGGCCGATCCGGTCGCGGTCCCGACGCCCGTCGTTGCGCGCGCGGCGAGCCTTCCCGTGGCCTCCGCCGCACCCGCGGCATCCGTCGTGGATCAGGCCGTCGACGGCGGCGCCGGCGCGGTCGCTGCGCCCACCCGCACGCCCCTGCCGCGCGCGCGTCGTGCGCGCGCCGAACAGACTCCGCCGGGCGGTCGCGCGGCGACCGGTCCGGTCGCCCGCCGCAACGGCCCGGCCCGGGTCGCGGCGACCGTCCTGCTCGTCCCGGCGCTCGTGGGCACCGTGGCGCTTCCGGCCTACGCGTTCCTGCCCGGGGGCCACCTCCCGGGCGGCGTGCCCACGAAGTTCAGCCTGTCGGTCGCCGAGGCGCAGGATCTCGACGTCTCCGAGCTCGCGAGCGGTGCGCCCGTCTCGAGCGACACGTTCTCGGTCACGACGAAGGCGGAGATCGACGCCGCCGCGGCCGAAGCCGCCGAGGCCGAGCGCGCGGCCTGGGAGGCCGAGCTCGCCTCGCGCGGAACGGGCGAGTACGCGATCGTCGCGCAGCAGGCCGAGGGCGACGACTACCCCTGGTGGAACGAGACCCCGGACGACTACGGCGGGGGGCTCTCGCCGCTGCGCTACTACTACCGCGAGTGCGTCGACTTCGTGGCCTGGCGGCTGAACCGCGACGCCGGCAGCACCGGCGCGCCGTGGCGCTGGGACTGGGGCAACCTCGCCTCCGGAAGCGCGTGGGTGTGGGCCGACGAGTGGGCCGCCAAGGGCTGGCCCACGAGCAACGACCCCGTCGTGGGCGCGGTGGCCTGGTTCCCGTACAACCACGTCGCGTACGTGCAGTCGGTCAACGGCGACGGCACGGTCACGATCGAGGAGTACAACTGGAACTCCGATCACTCGTACCACGTGCGAACCATCCCGATCGGGGACGCGCTCTACCTGTACCCGCCTGCCTGA
- a CDS encoding metal-sensitive transcriptional regulator: protein MSSETTTGAAPSADAQRRIANRLKRARGQLNAVIDAVESGADCRTVVNQLAAVSSALDRAGFAVISTAMRDCAADPEGKADAAGDRIDLDELEKLFLSLS, encoded by the coding sequence ATGAGCTCCGAGACCACGACCGGCGCGGCGCCGAGCGCAGACGCGCAGCGCCGCATCGCGAACCGGCTCAAGCGCGCACGCGGCCAGCTGAATGCCGTCATCGACGCCGTCGAGTCGGGTGCGGACTGCCGCACGGTCGTGAACCAACTGGCGGCGGTCTCGAGCGCGCTGGACCGCGCGGGCTTCGCGGTCATCTCGACCGCGATGCGCGACTGCGCAGCCGACCCCGAGGGCAAGGCGGATGCCGCGGGCGACCGCATCGACCTCGACGAGCTCGAGAAGCTCTTCCTCTCCCTTTCCTAG
- the ald gene encoding alanine dehydrogenase encodes MHVGVPAEVKNNEFRVAMTPAGVHALAQRGHRVDIQAGAGEGAGYHDDEYRAVGANIVATAAEAWAAELVLKVKEPIAQEYGFLRADLTLFTYLHLAADLPLTRAILDSGVTAIAYETVQLPDRSLPLLTPMSEVAGRLAPQVGAASLHASKGGRGVLLAGVPGTAPAKVLVIGGGVAGEQAAATALGMGADVTVMDISLPKLREIDARYDHRIKTLASSPYEAARQVRDADLVIGAVLVPGAAAPKVVTDEMVATMKRGAVLVDIAIDQGGCFDGSRATTHADPTYAVHDAIYYCVANMPGAVPATSTPALTNATLPYALRIADLGWEAALAADPALAKGLNATAGKLTNEGVATAHGLELSSLV; translated from the coding sequence ATGCACGTCGGCGTGCCCGCTGAAGTCAAGAACAACGAATTCCGCGTCGCGATGACGCCTGCCGGCGTGCACGCGCTCGCGCAGCGCGGCCACCGCGTCGACATCCAGGCCGGCGCCGGCGAGGGTGCGGGCTACCACGACGACGAGTACCGCGCCGTCGGCGCGAACATCGTCGCGACCGCCGCCGAGGCGTGGGCCGCCGAGCTCGTGCTCAAGGTCAAGGAGCCGATCGCGCAGGAGTACGGCTTCCTGCGCGCCGACCTGACGCTGTTCACCTACCTGCACCTCGCGGCCGACCTGCCGCTGACTCGCGCCATCCTCGACTCGGGCGTGACCGCGATCGCCTACGAGACCGTGCAGCTGCCCGATCGCTCGCTGCCCCTGCTGACCCCGATGAGCGAGGTCGCGGGCCGGCTCGCACCCCAGGTCGGCGCCGCGTCGCTGCACGCGTCGAAGGGCGGCCGCGGCGTGCTGCTCGCGGGCGTTCCGGGAACCGCGCCCGCCAAGGTGCTCGTCATCGGCGGCGGCGTCGCCGGCGAGCAGGCCGCGGCGACCGCCCTGGGCATGGGCGCCGACGTGACCGTCATGGACATCTCGCTGCCCAAGCTCCGCGAGATCGACGCGCGCTACGACCACCGCATCAAGACGCTCGCATCCTCGCCGTACGAGGCCGCCCGCCAGGTCCGCGACGCGGACCTCGTCATCGGCGCGGTCCTCGTGCCGGGCGCGGCGGCGCCGAAGGTGGTCACCGACGAGATGGTCGCCACGATGAAGCGCGGCGCCGTGCTCGTGGACATCGCGATCGACCAGGGCGGATGCTTCGACGGCTCGCGCGCGACCACCCACGCGGACCCGACGTACGCCGTGCACGATGCGATCTACTACTGCGTGGCGAACATGCCCGGCGCGGTCCCCGCGACCTCGACGCCCGCCCTCACCAACGCGACCCTGCCGTACGCGCTGAGGATCGCCGACCTCGGCTGGGAGGCGGCGCTCGCCGCAGACCCCGCGCTCGCCAAGGGCCTGAACGCCACGGCGGGCAAGCTGACCAACGAGGGGGTCGCGACGGCCCACGGCCTGGAGCTGTCCTCCCTCGTCTGA
- the pgi gene encoding glucose-6-phosphate isomerase, with the protein MRVSTPIDPTTTPAWSDLDDLGDSFEPDLRGWFAADPDRAARLSLQLADLHVDLSKNLVTDEVLEALVRLADQVGVADRYQAMLAGEHINTTEDRAVLHTALRRPRGASPALVVDGQDIDADVHEVLDRVAAFADRVRSGDWLGVTGKRVTDVVNIGIGGSDLGPVMVSEALKPYADAGIRAHFVSNIDPTDLAQKTAGLDAETTLFIVASKTFTTLETLTNARLARDWLWAGLESAGAIGADEGSRTDAVAHHFVAVSTALDKVAAFGIDPDNAFGFWDWVGGRYSVDSAIGLSLAIELGPDVFRDLLAGFHAVDEHVRTTPLERNVPVLMGMLNVWYVNFLGAQSHAVLPYAQQLHRFAAYLQQLTMESNGKSVRWDGTPVTTGTGEVFWGEPGTNGQHAFYQLLHQGTRLIPADFIAFANPAYPLADDGRDVHGLFLANFLAQTKALAFGKTEAEVEAEGTTGPLVAARTFTGNRPTTSIFAPALTPSVLGQLIALYEHITFTQGVVWGINSFDQWGVELGKQLALEIAPAIEGDESALAAQDPSTRALLDYYRAHRRP; encoded by the coding sequence ATGCGGGTGAGCACGCCCATCGATCCCACCACCACTCCCGCCTGGTCCGATCTGGACGACCTCGGGGATTCGTTCGAGCCCGACCTGCGCGGCTGGTTCGCCGCCGATCCAGACCGGGCGGCGCGGCTGAGCCTGCAGCTCGCCGACCTGCACGTCGACCTGTCGAAGAACCTCGTGACCGACGAGGTGCTCGAGGCGCTCGTGCGCCTGGCCGACCAGGTCGGCGTCGCCGACCGGTACCAGGCGATGCTCGCCGGCGAGCACATCAACACCACCGAGGACCGCGCGGTGCTGCACACCGCGCTGCGTCGCCCGCGAGGGGCGAGCCCGGCGCTCGTCGTCGACGGACAGGACATCGACGCCGACGTGCACGAGGTGCTCGACCGGGTCGCGGCCTTCGCCGACCGCGTCCGTTCGGGCGACTGGCTCGGCGTCACGGGCAAGCGCGTCACCGACGTCGTGAACATCGGCATCGGCGGTTCCGACCTGGGCCCCGTGATGGTGTCCGAGGCGTTGAAGCCGTACGCCGATGCCGGCATCCGCGCGCACTTCGTCTCGAACATCGACCCGACCGACCTGGCGCAGAAGACGGCCGGCCTGGATGCCGAGACGACGCTGTTCATCGTCGCGTCGAAGACGTTCACGACGCTCGAGACGCTCACCAACGCGCGCCTCGCGCGCGACTGGCTGTGGGCGGGGCTCGAATCGGCCGGCGCGATCGGCGCCGACGAGGGGTCCCGCACCGACGCCGTCGCGCACCACTTCGTCGCGGTGTCGACGGCGCTCGACAAGGTCGCTGCCTTCGGCATCGACCCCGACAACGCGTTCGGGTTCTGGGACTGGGTCGGCGGTCGCTACTCGGTCGACTCGGCGATCGGCCTCTCGCTCGCGATCGAGCTCGGCCCGGACGTGTTCCGCGACCTGCTCGCCGGGTTCCACGCGGTCGACGAGCACGTCCGCACGACCCCGCTCGAGCGCAACGTCCCGGTGCTCATGGGGATGCTGAACGTCTGGTACGTCAACTTCCTCGGTGCGCAGTCGCACGCCGTGCTCCCGTACGCGCAGCAGCTGCACCGGTTCGCCGCCTACCTGCAGCAGCTCACCATGGAATCGAACGGCAAGTCGGTGCGGTGGGACGGCACGCCCGTGACGACCGGGACCGGCGAGGTGTTCTGGGGCGAGCCCGGGACGAACGGGCAGCATGCGTTCTACCAGCTCCTGCACCAGGGCACGCGGCTGATCCCCGCCGACTTCATCGCGTTCGCGAACCCCGCCTATCCGCTCGCCGACGACGGTCGCGACGTGCACGGGCTGTTCCTGGCGAACTTCCTCGCGCAGACCAAGGCGCTCGCGTTCGGCAAGACCGAGGCCGAGGTCGAGGCCGAGGGCACGACCGGCCCGCTCGTGGCCGCGCGCACGTTCACGGGCAACCGGCCGACGACCTCGATCTTCGCGCCCGCGCTCACCCCGTCGGTGCTCGGTCAGCTCATCGCGCTGTACGAGCACATCACGTTCACGCAGGGCGTCGTGTGGGGCATCAACTCCTTCGACCAGTGGGGGGTCGAGCTCGGCAAGCAGCTCGCGCTCGAGATCGCCCCGGCGATCGAGGGCGACGAGTCCGCTCTCGCCGCGCAGGACCCCTCGACGCGGGCACTCCTCGACTACTACCGCGCGCACCGGCGACCCTGA
- a CDS encoding ATP-dependent DNA ligase: protein MDLPVMPPVKPMLAKSVKQVPDIGHVEPKWDGFRTIVFRDGDEVELGSRNERPMTRYFPELVEALRANLPERCVVDGEIVLMQGGRLDFEALQQRIHPAASRVKLLSEQTPVSFVAFDLLAEGDDDLTGRPFAERRERLVAALAAASAPVFVTPATADPGLAADWFARFEGAGLDGVVAKPLDGLYQPDKRTMFKVKHERTADCVVAGYRWHKSGGIVGSLLLGLYGDDGRLRHVGVAASFPMAKRRELVDTLAPYLEDDLSGHPWGEWADQEAHASGRMPGAVSRWSAGKDLSFVPLRPELVVEVAYDHMEGDRFRHTAQFRRWRADREAAGCTYGQLEQPERFDLAEILPLG from the coding sequence ATGGACCTGCCGGTGATGCCGCCCGTCAAGCCGATGCTCGCGAAGTCGGTGAAGCAGGTCCCCGACATCGGGCATGTCGAACCCAAGTGGGACGGGTTCCGCACGATCGTGTTCCGCGACGGCGACGAGGTCGAACTCGGCAGTCGCAACGAGCGGCCCATGACCAGGTACTTCCCCGAGCTCGTCGAGGCGCTGCGCGCGAACCTGCCCGAGCGCTGCGTCGTCGACGGCGAGATCGTGCTGATGCAGGGCGGCAGGCTCGACTTCGAGGCGCTGCAGCAGCGCATCCACCCCGCCGCGAGCCGCGTGAAGCTGCTCTCCGAGCAGACGCCGGTGTCGTTCGTCGCGTTCGACCTGCTCGCCGAGGGCGACGACGACCTCACCGGGCGGCCGTTCGCCGAACGACGCGAACGGCTCGTGGCCGCGCTCGCCGCGGCATCCGCCCCGGTCTTCGTCACGCCGGCGACCGCCGACCCGGGCCTGGCGGCCGACTGGTTCGCGCGCTTCGAGGGCGCGGGTCTCGACGGGGTCGTCGCAAAGCCCCTCGACGGGCTCTACCAGCCCGACAAGCGCACCATGTTCAAGGTCAAGCACGAACGCACCGCCGACTGCGTCGTCGCCGGGTACCGGTGGCACAAGTCCGGCGGCATCGTCGGTTCGCTGCTGCTCGGCCTGTACGGCGACGACGGTCGACTGCGCCACGTGGGCGTGGCCGCGTCGTTCCCGATGGCCAAGCGGCGCGAACTCGTCGACACGCTCGCTCCGTACCTCGAGGACGACCTGTCCGGGCATCCGTGGGGCGAGTGGGCCGATCAGGAGGCGCACGCGTCCGGCCGCATGCCGGGCGCGGTGAGCCGGTGGAGCGCCGGCAAGGACCTCTCGTTCGTGCCGCTCCGGCCCGAGCTCGTCGTCGAGGTCGCCTACGACCACATGGAGGGCGACCGGTTCCGCCACACGGCGCAGTTCCGTCGGTGGCGCGCCGACCGCGAGGCGGCGGGCTGCACCTACGGGCAGCTCGAGCAGCCGGAGCGCTTCGACCTCGCGGAGATCCTGCCGCTCGGCTAG
- a CDS encoding Lrp/AsnC family transcriptional regulator has translation MIDLPQFSEPARIALDEIDRQLIGLLHENARIPNVDLARRVGVSPSTCLARVRSLRERGIITRYTAEINHAALGYSLQALVSVRIRPGARHLMEQISDDLRREPEVAQLFFLGGSEDFLIHVRVRDSEHVRQFVLKNLSANPAVALTETNLVFEHHTAGSAGVRTVV, from the coding sequence GTGATCGATCTGCCGCAGTTCAGCGAACCCGCCCGCATCGCCCTCGACGAGATCGACCGGCAGCTCATCGGGCTCCTGCACGAGAACGCCCGCATCCCCAACGTCGACCTCGCCAGGCGAGTGGGCGTCTCACCGTCGACCTGCCTCGCGCGCGTTCGCTCGCTCCGCGAACGCGGCATCATCACGCGATACACCGCCGAGATCAACCACGCGGCACTCGGCTACTCGCTCCAGGCGCTCGTCTCGGTCCGCATCCGCCCCGGCGCACGACACCTCATGGAGCAGATCTCCGACGACCTGCGCCGCGAACCCGAGGTCGCCCAGCTCTTCTTCCTCGGGGGCAGCGAGGACTTCCTGATCCACGTGCGCGTGCGCGACAGCGAGCACGTGCGCCAGTTCGTGCTCAAGAACCTCTCCGCCAACCCCGCCGTCGCGCTCACCGAGACCAACCTCGTCTTCGAGCACCACACCGCCGGTTCGGCCGGAGTGCGCACGGTCGTCTAG
- a CDS encoding HNH endonuclease, which translates to MRTLVLNAGYEPLAVVSFKRALLLVMNDKATVVLHDQENPVHGANGDWVRPSVILLTRYVRTPRVHHVPVSRRGVLRRDEHRCAYCGKSAATIDHVLPRSRGGRDTWENLVACCLRCNNTKGDHTPAEMGWSLRITPRMPRGRGWVVRGFERPLPQWSDFLERAA; encoded by the coding sequence ATGCGCACACTCGTGCTGAACGCCGGATATGAACCCCTCGCCGTCGTCTCGTTCAAGAGAGCGCTCCTGCTCGTCATGAACGACAAGGCGACGGTCGTCCTGCACGACCAGGAGAATCCGGTCCACGGTGCGAACGGCGATTGGGTGAGACCGAGCGTCATCCTGCTCACCAGGTACGTCCGAACGCCGCGCGTGCACCACGTGCCGGTGAGCCGCCGCGGCGTGCTCCGGCGCGACGAGCACCGGTGCGCGTACTGCGGCAAGTCGGCCGCCACGATCGACCACGTGCTGCCCCGGTCCCGTGGCGGGCGCGACACGTGGGAGAACCTGGTCGCGTGCTGCCTGCGCTGCAACAACACCAAGGGCGACCACACGCCGGCCGAGATGGGCTGGTCGCTGCGGATCACGCCGCGGATGCCGCGTGGTCGCGGATGGGTCGTGCGGGGATTCGAGCGGCCGCTTCCGCAGTGGAGCGACTTCCTCGAGCGCGCGGCGTGA